The Chanodichthys erythropterus isolate Z2021 chromosome 12, ASM2448905v1, whole genome shotgun sequence genome contains a region encoding:
- the LOC137032192 gene encoding growth hormone receptor-like, with amino-acid sequence MLCFLLLTLHWTTVTAALHPSTRAAAAALQEDGSRPYIYHCRSPNMEVFTCWWRPINNQDNVSYTLQYSTGTGAPQDCPDYVSGGINSCFFDTKHTQIWEMYCIKVTAHTGTGSLTSPRHCLDVADIVETDPPFNLSYIMLNESHCGSCRSIMLSWMYPVETQVREGWITLIYELRYRNLAQPDTWKMKERLREPHVELLDLPVGTYELMVRCRSANSKHWSAWSESISISIIGRPLSDHVLVLILVTSLSIVAFLIVGFGFIPRGKRIKAFLLPPIPKPRIRGLEPVLLKNGKIDEINHHFSSFHGYTPPQYSMETWYQVSVDTCPAVAPNSAPSTEEDAAVARYVSGPNEPPPLRTSCSPATYCRSGPASYCEGATPPPAPGHTHPELVSVPGMDYSMILNSAPAQPASRDFYTCVTGVTASGALHLVPCLPDMLKNTPYVQFKEDGSADKSGQLVALLEKQMEELSCDSDPSEAAVPLLPHSSH; translated from the exons ATGGATCAAGGCCGTACATTTACCACTGCCGATCGCCCAACATGGAGGTCTTCACCTGCTGGTGGCGTCCCATCAATAATCAGGACAACGTCAGCTACACGCTTCAGTACAGCACAGG GACCGGCGCTCCTCAGGACTGTCCCGATTACGTGAGCGGCGGCATCAACAGCTGCTTCTTCGACACCAAACACACTCAGATCTGGGAGATGTACTGCATTAAAGTGACGGCTCACACCGGCACGGGGTCGCTGACCTCTCCGAGACACTGCCTGGACGTGGCTGACATAG TGGAGACCGACCCGCCATTTAACCTGTCCTACATCATGCTGAACGAGAGCCACTGTGGATCCTGTCGCTCCATCATGCTGTCCTGGATGTATCCGGTCGAGACTCAGGTGCGGGAGGGATGGATTACGCTCATCTACGAGCTGCGCTACAGAAACCTCGCTCAGCCAGACACCTGGAAG ATGAAGGAGCGTTTGCGGGAGCCTCATGTTGAGTTGTTGGATCTGCCAGTGGGAACGTATGAGTTGATGGTCCGGTGCCGCTCCGCCAACAGCAAACACTGGAGCGCATGGAGCGAGTCCATCAGCATCAGCATCATCGGCAGACCTCTGTCCg atCACGTGTTGGTCTTAATCCTGGTGACCAGCCTCAGCATCGTGGCCTTCCTCATCGTCGGTTTTGGGTTCATTCCACGAGGAAAGAG AATCAAAGCGTTTCTCCTGCCACCGATTCCCAAACCGCGCATCCGAGGGCTCGAACCCGTTCTGCTGAAG AATGGGAAGATCGATGAGATCAATCATCATTTCTCCAGTTTTCACGGCTATACGCCGCCGCAGTACTCCATGGAGACGTGGTACCAGGTGAGCGTGGACACGTGTCCAGCTGTGGCGCCCAACAGCGCCCCGTCTACAGAAGAGGACGCAGCAGTCGCTCGGTACGTCTCCGGCCCCAACGAACCGCCGCCCCTTCGGACGAGCTGCAGTCCTGCCACTTACTGCCGCAGCGGCCCCGCCTCCTACTGCGAGggagccacgcctcctccagcCCCTGGCCACACCCACCCGGAGCTCGTGTCTGTCCCAGGCATGGACTACAGCATGATTCTAAACTCCGCCCCCGCGCAGCCGGCGTCGCGGGACTTCTACACGTGCGTCACCGGCGTGACGGCCAGCGGGGCGCTGCATCTGGTGCCCTGCCTGCCCGACATGCTGAAAAACACGCCATACGTGCAGTTCAAAGAGGACGGCAGTGCGGACAAGAGcggccagttggtggcgctgcTGGAGAAGCAGATGGAGGAGCTGTCCTGCGACTCCGACCCGAGTGAAGCTGCCGTGCCTTTGCTACCTCATTCATCACACTGA
- the dusp27 gene encoding serine/threonine/tyrosine-interacting-like protein 2 gives MASSGDSSAVEDQQVPHQDEAASVKDVQSHYLRCPSPSFSMMSDRFSTVSDRFSMISGSEAESIFMDPIHLSSSIAAKKIISEELKSRDVRTPSTPDSMLESAEQLMVEDLYNRVKDMIDDRSLYNTPCVLDIQRALIHDRLEAPFNPVDEVWPNIFIAEKSVAVNKARLKRLGITHIVNAAHGTGVYTGELFYQGMNITYMGIEVDDFPDADISPYFRTCAEFLDDALLTHRGKVLVDSMMGVSRSAVLVAAYLMIFQNMSIMEALLEIRKKRAINPNEGFIKQLRQLNETLMEERDEDDDDTLSQCSVIDTRARLDEEESMFGVKANSIMVDEEEDGGSVMSSVASSAAAAALRAGLLGGPNKPEPEETAKDPTLPGKDRDDEDGDVDGMIREWQKRNEKYQNEDWWEAQLLCDGEDGESLLGERKQPAVRPDDLESVTSEDVQMVKERIRRRPRRPASDSGSTTSCSSYADLWKQRLKEIEEQAAARYRLKEADEDTNSEASQKKIDDDVESMLSDSSYMYNFCKKNKENLTPLERWKIKRIQFGWNKKDENGEQTEAETEAPAPSLEDVNLTAYQTWKLKQQKKHGGEENKDEILEMSRAEDPATIKRRQRREELLERTRKTLEESQSVCGWETESALSGGSSIPLSAFCAGAFPSASVAGDDNMSVLSGRSSVLSGRSTRSQPAVPQEPPTPPAPVIGPNGEPMVNLANIQNWIANVVNETLMQKQTEMMMGASLAPSRAGSVFSLGARGVDDDKVSVLSGATSSSVLSRSRAESVRSVLSAGGRAESVLSAGGASNLSSVSGLGSRRSKITTTSVPLYSLFQDQVNLHKLDTMEKEIKSDMRDKMASYEVKKIAEDNKRSTLYKKKKTKEEDDEDVAGLGKSNGFEDLAARSSEKPKPKRDYGRSGILNLPASANNPTSSIDEWLRNVRPPPSKPKPYDGDVEPLRVTRPSGIEEPSEFDFPSRRSSISVDEEAEAEEYSFASRFSSRHLADADMDLDRDPSPEFNYRSRRSPPSVEPSYNGLSEATNYRTRRSYARYEEEEEGSYQSYSTKQKLHENTETVRTAKTGQEDEEDDEISAFIAQIKQRARARLAEEMEDDEVLSAWRKQEESKSHVHKN, from the exons ATGGCGTCGTCCGGTGACAGCAGTGCTGTGGAGGATCAGCAGGTTCCTCATCAGGATGAAGCAGCGAGTGTTAAAGACGTTCAGTCGCATTACTTGCGCTGTCCTTCGCCCAG CTTCTCCATGATGTCCGATCGCTTCTCCACCGTTTCGGACCGTTTCTCCATGATCTCGGGCTCAGAAGCAGAAAGCATCTTCATGGACCCGATTCATCTGTCATCCTCCATCGCTGCCAAGAAGATCATCAGTGAAG AGCTGAAGTCCAGAGACGTCCGGACGCCGTCGACCCCTGACAGCATGCTGGAATCCGCCGAGCAGCTGATGGTGGAGGATCTGTACAACCGGGTGAAGGACATGATCGACGACCGCAGCCTCTACAACACGCCGTGTGTGCTGGACATCCAGCGAGCGCTGATCCACGACCGGCTGGAGGCTCCGTTCAACCCCGTGGATGAAGTCTGGCCCAACATCTTCATCGCAGAGAA GTCCGTGGCGGTGAACAAAGCCCGTCTCAAACGCCTCGGCATCACTCACATTGTGAACGCCGCTCACGGCACCGGCGTCTACACGGGCGAGCTGTTCTACCAGGGCATGAACATCACCTACATGGGCATCGAGGTGGATGATTTCCCAGATGCAGATATCTCTCCTTACTTCCGCACGTGTGCTGAGTTTCTGGATGACGCTTTGCTGACACACAGGG GTAAGGTGCTGGTGGACTCGATGATGGGCGTGAGCCGGTCAGCCGTGCTCGTCGCTGCTTACCTCATGATCTTCCAGAACATGAGCATCATGGAGGCCCTGCTGGAGATCAGGAAGAAACGTGCCATCAACCCCAACGAAGGATTCATAAAGCAACTGCGGCAACTCAACGAGACCCTAATGGAGGAGCGAGATGAAGACGATGACGACACCCTCAGTCAGTGCTCTGTGATCGACACCCGCGCTCGTCTCGATGAGGAGGAGAGCATGTTTGGAGTTAAAGCCAACTCTATTATGGTGGACGAGGAGGAAGACGGCGGCAGCGTCATGAGCAGTGTGGCTTCTTCTGCTGCCGCCGCCGCGCTGAGAGCAGGACTTCTTGGCGGCCCAAACAAACCCGAGCCGGAGGAGACCGCAAAGGACCCAACGCTCCCTGGAAAAGACAGGGATGATGAAGACGGGGATGTGGACGGCATGATAAGGGAGTGGCAGAAGCGCAACGAGAAGTACCAAAACGAGGACTGGTGGGAGGCGCAGCTGCTGTGCGACGGGGAGGACGGCGAGTCTTTGCTGGGCGAGAGGAAGCAGCCGGCCGTGCGACCGGACGACCTGGAGAGCGTGACCAGCGAAGATGTACAAATGGTGAAGGAACGCATCAGACGTCGCCCACGTCGACCCGCTTCAGATTCAGGATCCACAACCAGCTGCAGCAGTTACGCCGATCTCTGGAAGCAGCGTCTGAAGGAGATCGAGGAGCAGGCCGCCGCACGGTACCGACTCAAAGAGGCTGACGAGGACACTAACAGCGAAGCAAGCCAGAAGAAAATCGACGATGATGTCGAGAGTATGCTCTCCGACAGCAGCTACATGTACAACTTCtgcaaaaagaacaaagaaaatcTAACTCCTCTGGAGAGGTGGAAGATTAAGCGAATTCAGTTCGGATGGAACAAAAAAGACGAGAACGGAGAGCAGACGGAGGCTGAGACAGAAGCGCCCGCTCCCTCGTTGGAGGACGTCAACTTAACGGCCTATCAGACCTGGAAACTGAAGCAGCAGAAGAAGCATGGCGGTGAAGAGAACAAGGACGAAATTCTGGAAATGAGTCGAGCAGAGGACCCGGCCACGATCAAGAGAAGACAGCGAAGAGAGGAGCTTCTGGAGCGCACACGGAAAACACTGGAGGAGAGCCAGTCGGTGTGCGGCTGGGAGACCGAGAGCGCTCTGAGCGGCGGGAGCAGCATCCCGCTGTCGGCTTTCTGTGCAGGAGCCTTCCCGTCCGCAAGCGTCGCCGGAGACGACAACATGTCTGTGCTGAGCGGAAGGTCCTCTGTCCTTTCAGGGCGAAGCACACGATCCCAGCCTGCTGTTCCCCAAGAGCCTCCTACACCACCCGCTCCGGTCATCGGACCTAACGGCGAGCCCATGGTAAACCTTGCCAATATCCAAAACTGGATTGCCAACGTGGTCAATGAGACTCTCATGCAGAAGCAAACGGAGATGATGATGGGAGCGAGTCTCGCCCCTTCCAGAGCGGGATCAGTGTTTAGTCTGGGAGCACGTGGAGTAGACGATGATAAAGTCTCGGTGTTGAGCGGAGCCACGTCCTCAAGCGTACTGTCCCGAAGTAGAGCCGAGTCCGTCCGGTCTGTGCTGTCGGCTGGCGGTCGGGCCGAATCCGTGCTTTCTGCCGGAGGAGCATCCAACCTCTCCTCGGTGTCCGGTTTGGGCTCACGGAGAAGCAAGATTACTACAACCAGTGTGCCGCTGTACAGCCTCTTCCAGGACCAGGTGAACCTTCACAAACTGGACACCATGGAGAAGGAAATCAAGTCTGACATGCGGGACAAGATGGCGTCTTATGAGGTGAAGAAGATCGCAGAGGACAACAAGCGCAGCACGTTATacaagaagaagaaaacaaaggAGGAGGACGATGAGGATGTGGCCGGACTTGGAAAGTCCAATGGATTTGAGGATTTGGCAGCCCGTTCCTCTGAGAAACCCAAACCCAAAAGAGATTACGGCCGTTCAGGAATACTGAACCTTCCAGCTTCAGCCAATAACCCCACCAGCAGTATTGATGAATGGCTCAGAAATGTGAGACCTCCTCCGAGCAAACCAAAGCCGTATGATGGAGACGTCGAGCCTCTCCGCGTGACTCGGCCATCCGGGATCGAGGAACCCTCGGAGTTTGATTTTCCGAGCCGCAGGAGCTCAATTTCAGTGGATGAAGAAGCAGAAGCAGAGGAATATAGCTTTGCCTCAAGATTTTCATCCCGGCATCTGGCTGATGCCGACATGGATTTGGATCGAGATCCCAGTCCAGAGTTTAACTATCGATCTCGGAGGTCTCCGCCCTCTGTTGAGCCGTCGTATAACGGCTTAAGTGAAGCTACTAATTACAGAACCAGGAGATCTTACGCAAGatatgaggaggaggaggagggcagTTATCAGAGCTACTCAACAAAGCAGAAATTACATGAGAACACTGAGACTGTGAGGACGGCGAAAACTGGACAGGAAGACGAGGAAGATGATGAAATCTCTGCTTTCATTGCTCAGATAAAGCAGAGGGCGAGAGCGCGGCTGGCCGAAGAAATGGAGGATGATGAAGTTCTTTCCGCATGGAGGAAACAGGAGGAGTCAAAGTCACATGTTcacaaaaactaa